A single window of Chitinophaga sp. XS-30 DNA harbors:
- a CDS encoding PstS family phosphate ABC transporter substrate-binding protein, producing MAACNTGSSRKGAEQDTPTKGTIRISVDETYKPLIESEIRVFESLYPKAKIIAEYKPEADCFKDLFNDSSRLIIVTRDLKEEEKEYFKKEKIRPQSLQLATDAVALIVNNANPDSILTMDQVRKIMSGEAEKPWQIVFDNQHSSTVRFILDSINKGKPLPANTMAAQTNPEVIGYVEKSKNAIGVIGVNWISDTNDSTSIEFTNRVTTVKVRADNNTDFVQPYQFYIGMKSYPLTRGMFFVLKEPYHGLGAGFATFLGGQEGQLLIGRYKLYPARLNIVFREATLK from the coding sequence ATGGCCGCTTGTAATACCGGCTCTTCCCGCAAGGGCGCTGAACAGGATACGCCAACCAAAGGCACGATCAGGATCTCGGTTGATGAGACTTACAAGCCACTGATAGAATCCGAGATCAGGGTATTCGAATCCTTGTATCCGAAGGCAAAGATCATCGCAGAATATAAACCGGAAGCAGATTGTTTTAAAGATCTGTTCAATGACAGTTCCAGGCTGATCATTGTAACAAGGGACCTGAAGGAAGAAGAAAAGGAATATTTCAAAAAGGAAAAGATCCGTCCGCAAAGTCTGCAACTGGCAACGGATGCTGTAGCATTGATCGTTAACAATGCCAACCCTGATTCCATTCTGACAATGGACCAGGTGCGCAAGATCATGAGCGGCGAAGCGGAGAAACCCTGGCAGATCGTTTTTGATAACCAGCACTCCAGCACGGTACGCTTCATTCTGGATTCCATCAACAAGGGAAAACCGCTGCCGGCCAATACCATGGCAGCGCAAACCAACCCCGAGGTGATCGGCTATGTGGAAAAGAGTAAAAATGCGATAGGCGTGATAGGGGTAAACTGGATATCCGATACCAATGATTCTACATCAATAGAATTTACCAATCGCGTCACAACAGTAAAAGTACGAGCCGACAATAACACAGATTTCGTACAACCATACCAGTTTTATATCGGTATGAAGTCATATCCGCTTACCCGCGGGATGTTTTTTGTTTTAAAAGAGCCCTATCATGGACTGGGCGCCGGTTTTGCCACTTTTCTCGGCGGTCAGGAAGGTCAACTCCTGATAGGCAGATATAAACTATACCCTGCCAGGCTTAACATCGTCTTCAGGGAAGCCACATTGAAATAA
- a CDS encoding low molecular weight protein-tyrosine-phosphatase, with product MKILMVCLGNICRSPLAEGILRHLAVQRQLNWEIDSAGTGNWHVGDPPDPRSVKVAKKHGIDISGLRGRQFQAGDFERFDSIYVMDLDNYRDVLRKARSDADRSKVQLLLEHQQPVPDPWYDDALFEPVYHLIYDACERIVNTP from the coding sequence ATGAAAATTCTGATGGTCTGTCTCGGCAATATTTGCCGTTCGCCGCTGGCGGAGGGCATTCTCCGGCATTTGGCCGTGCAGCGGCAGTTGAACTGGGAAATTGATTCCGCAGGAACGGGCAACTGGCATGTGGGAGATCCGCCGGATCCGCGTTCGGTAAAAGTGGCTAAAAAACACGGGATCGATATTTCGGGCCTCCGGGGACGACAGTTCCAGGCCGGTGATTTCGAGCGTTTCGACAGTATTTATGTGATGGACCTGGACAATTACCGGGATGTGCTGCGGAAAGCGCGCAGCGATGCGGACCGTAGCAAGGTACAATTGTTGCTGGAACATCAGCAGCCGGTTCCCGATCCCTGGTATGACGATGCCCTGTTTGAACCGGTCTATCATCTGATATACGACGCTTGCGAAAGGATCGTGAATACGCCGTGA
- the hisS gene encoding histidine--tRNA ligase, with protein MAKLSIPQGTRDFGPDVVRKRNYIISTIRKTFELYGFQPLETPAMENTSTLLGKYGEEGDRLIFKILNNGDILGQAQLAKDSRELGLLLCEKSLKYDLTIPFARYVAMNHGKLNLPFRRYQIQPVWRGDRPQAGRYREFYQCDADVIGSNSLINEVELLKIYDTVLTDLQLTGYELRVNNRKILAGLAELVGRPDLMTDITIAIDKLDKIGENGVRQELVERGLTDTETDKAMAFISLTGTNEQKLQRLSELLASSDTGLKGVEELRFVLRNQLASFRVEPQLDLTLARGLNYYTGMIVEVKAPAGVNIGSIGGGGRYDDLTGLFGVPGISGVGISFGLDRIYDVLEKLGLFPASAEESTRVIFFHPGAERLAEVFRYATQVRERGIAVEMYPEDIKQDKQYKYAEKRGIPFIAYVEDNAPDTIFIKDIPGKQRYTVKAGELGDFGF; from the coding sequence ATGGCAAAATTAAGCATCCCCCAGGGGACCAGGGATTTTGGGCCGGATGTGGTGCGGAAACGCAACTACATCATTTCCACGATCCGCAAAACATTCGAATTATACGGCTTCCAGCCGCTGGAAACACCGGCCATGGAAAACACCTCCACCCTGTTGGGAAAATACGGCGAAGAAGGCGACAGGCTGATCTTCAAGATACTGAACAACGGTGATATACTCGGGCAGGCGCAATTGGCTAAAGACAGCCGTGAACTTGGCCTGTTACTGTGCGAGAAATCGCTTAAGTACGATCTTACCATTCCGTTCGCCAGGTATGTTGCCATGAACCATGGCAAACTCAACCTTCCCTTCCGCCGATACCAGATACAACCGGTGTGGCGCGGGGACAGGCCGCAGGCGGGCCGGTACCGCGAATTTTATCAATGTGACGCCGATGTGATCGGCAGCAATTCCCTGATCAATGAGGTTGAACTGTTGAAAATCTATGATACGGTGCTCACCGACCTTCAGCTGACGGGCTATGAGTTGCGTGTGAACAACCGGAAAATACTGGCAGGACTGGCGGAACTTGTCGGGCGGCCTGATCTCATGACGGATATCACCATCGCGATCGATAAGCTGGATAAAATAGGGGAAAACGGCGTACGGCAGGAACTGGTGGAGCGCGGGCTGACAGATACGGAGACGGATAAAGCTATGGCCTTTATTTCGCTCACCGGTACAAATGAACAGAAGCTGCAACGGCTGTCGGAACTGCTGGCCTCTTCGGATACCGGCCTCAAAGGTGTGGAGGAGCTGCGTTTTGTATTGCGTAACCAGCTGGCATCATTCCGGGTGGAACCTCAGCTGGATCTGACCCTTGCCCGTGGCCTGAATTACTATACCGGGATGATCGTGGAGGTAAAGGCTCCCGCTGGTGTGAACATTGGCAGTATTGGCGGCGGCGGCCGGTACGATGATCTGACAGGACTCTTTGGCGTGCCGGGAATCTCCGGAGTAGGCATTTCCTTCGGTCTTGACCGGATCTATGATGTGCTGGAGAAGCTGGGGCTTTTCCCTGCGTCGGCAGAGGAGTCTACACGGGTGATCTTCTTCCATCCGGGAGCGGAGCGGCTCGCTGAAGTTTTCAGGTACGCCACCCAGGTACGGGAACGTGGTATTGCGGTGGAGATGTATCCGGAGGATATTAAACAGGACAAGCAGTATAAATATGCGGAGAAGCGGGGTATTCCCTTTATTGCATATGTGGAAGATAATGCGCCGGATACGATCTTTATAAAGGATATTCCGGGGAAGCAGCGTTATACGGTGAAAGCCGGGGAACTGGGTGACTTCGGGTTTTAA
- a CDS encoding M1 family aminopeptidase, whose amino-acid sequence MHHHFQTSIRTLLAGLLFTGLCTGVLAQTGGARQEDPALSIYRATPTKINNLVHTKLDVKFDYAKRYLHGKAWIVLKPHFYPTDSLTLDAKGMDLKQVSLVQTGNTGKTAPTDLLLRTARQTPLKYAYDGQQIRIQLNKTYKNTESYTVFVEYTAKPDELEVKGSNAITDAKGLYFINPDGKDPKKPIQIWTQGETEASSVWFPTIDKTNQKTTSEISMTVDKKYVTLSNGRLAGQKNNADGTRTDTWRMDLPHAPYLFMMAVGDFAVVKDKWRDKQVNYYVEKEYAPHAKAIFGNTPEMMTFFSKLLDYDYPWVKYSQIVVRDYVSGAMENTTATIHGDFLQKTDRELLDDDDRLGESVIAHELFHHWFGDLATCESWSNLTMNESFADYSEYLWFEHKFGKDAADEHAYSALNSYLEMAEYQGDRHLVRFHYHDKENMFDQVSYQKGGRILHMLRNYVGDDAFFKALNLYLKEHAFKATEAHHLRLAMEEVTGQDMNWFFNQWYFGQGYPTLDINYDYSQAGTAKVILTQKGEKVFDLPITVDVYTGGKKERHNIRLTEKADTFSFAVNGKPDFINVDADKVLILRKTDRRDLNTYVFQYKNAPQYLDRREAIEACLKQQTSNAGARATAIAALKDPYEGLRALAVDGLKLDNNDVKTAALPILLDLAKNDKHSQVRAAALRQLGRLKDTAYTPLFEAALKDRSYMVEGIALNALAELDMTKAYSLAKAMEKDAKGLLSSGIANVYARNGNIADVPFFAKQLEETSGQEKIGAAIMYLNILANVDDTELVTKGIDQVVDVVTGFNNTWVNNYIINLLAPMAEKKHSKAATADAALKAELTKQAEYAQQAAAKIKASSSEE is encoded by the coding sequence ATGCATCATCATTTTCAGACATCTATTCGCACTTTACTGGCCGGCCTCCTGTTCACAGGGCTTTGCACAGGGGTGCTGGCCCAGACCGGTGGCGCCCGGCAGGAGGACCCGGCTCTCAGCATCTATCGGGCAACCCCCACCAAGATCAATAACCTGGTGCATACAAAACTGGATGTGAAATTCGACTACGCCAAACGCTACCTCCATGGCAAAGCCTGGATCGTATTGAAACCGCATTTCTATCCCACGGACAGCCTTACGCTGGATGCCAAGGGCATGGACCTGAAACAGGTATCGCTTGTACAGACGGGCAACACCGGCAAAACCGCTCCCACAGACCTGCTGCTGAGAACGGCCCGGCAAACCCCGCTGAAATATGCATACGACGGCCAGCAGATCCGCATCCAGCTGAATAAAACCTACAAGAACACGGAATCATATACGGTATTTGTAGAATACACCGCCAAGCCCGATGAGCTGGAAGTAAAGGGCAGCAACGCCATTACCGATGCCAAAGGCCTGTATTTCATCAATCCGGATGGCAAAGATCCCAAAAAGCCCATCCAGATATGGACACAGGGCGAAACGGAGGCTTCTTCCGTATGGTTCCCCACGATCGACAAGACCAATCAGAAAACCACGTCGGAGATCAGCATGACGGTGGATAAAAAATACGTTACCCTCTCCAACGGCCGGCTGGCCGGCCAGAAAAACAATGCGGACGGCACCCGTACGGACACCTGGCGGATGGACCTTCCCCATGCCCCCTACCTCTTCATGATGGCGGTGGGCGACTTTGCCGTGGTAAAGGACAAATGGCGCGATAAACAGGTGAACTACTACGTGGAGAAGGAATATGCGCCCCACGCCAAAGCCATCTTCGGCAACACACCGGAAATGATGACCTTCTTTTCCAAACTCCTGGACTACGACTATCCCTGGGTGAAATATTCCCAGATCGTTGTGCGGGACTATGTGTCCGGCGCTATGGAAAACACGACCGCCACCATTCATGGCGATTTCCTGCAGAAGACCGACCGGGAGCTGCTGGACGATGATGACCGTCTCGGGGAATCCGTGATCGCGCATGAGCTGTTCCACCACTGGTTCGGAGACCTGGCTACCTGCGAATCCTGGAGCAACCTCACCATGAACGAGTCCTTCGCGGATTACAGTGAATACCTCTGGTTCGAACATAAATTCGGCAAAGACGCCGCGGATGAACATGCCTACAGCGCCCTCAACAGCTACCTGGAAATGGCGGAATACCAGGGCGACCGCCACCTGGTGCGCTTTCATTATCACGACAAGGAGAATATGTTTGACCAGGTAAGCTACCAGAAAGGCGGGCGCATCCTGCATATGCTGCGCAATTACGTTGGTGATGACGCCTTTTTCAAAGCGCTCAATCTCTACCTGAAAGAACATGCCTTCAAAGCCACGGAAGCGCATCACCTGCGCCTGGCCATGGAAGAAGTGACCGGGCAGGATATGAACTGGTTCTTCAACCAGTGGTACTTCGGCCAGGGGTATCCCACGCTGGATATCAACTACGACTACAGCCAGGCCGGTACCGCCAAAGTGATCCTTACCCAGAAGGGTGAAAAGGTGTTCGACCTCCCCATCACGGTAGATGTGTACACCGGCGGCAAAAAAGAACGCCACAATATCCGCCTGACCGAGAAAGCCGATACCTTTTCGTTCGCTGTAAACGGCAAACCGGATTTCATCAATGTGGACGCGGACAAGGTGCTGATCCTCAGGAAAACGGACCGCCGGGACCTGAACACTTATGTATTCCAGTATAAAAATGCGCCGCAGTACCTAGACCGCCGCGAGGCTATTGAGGCCTGCCTGAAACAGCAGACCAGCAATGCCGGCGCCCGCGCTACGGCAATCGCTGCACTGAAAGACCCCTATGAAGGGCTCCGCGCACTTGCTGTCGATGGCCTGAAGCTGGATAACAATGACGTGAAGACCGCCGCCCTGCCCATCCTGCTGGACCTTGCGAAGAACGATAAACATTCCCAGGTGCGCGCAGCCGCGTTGAGACAGCTCGGCAGGCTGAAAGACACGGCATATACGCCGCTCTTTGAAGCTGCGCTGAAAGACCGCTCCTATATGGTGGAAGGCATTGCGCTGAATGCCCTCGCCGAACTGGATATGACCAAAGCGTACAGCCTGGCAAAGGCCATGGAAAAAGATGCAAAAGGTTTGCTGAGCAGCGGTATCGCCAATGTATATGCCCGGAACGGCAATATCGCCGATGTGCCTTTCTTTGCGAAGCAACTGGAGGAAACGAGCGGACAGGAAAAGATCGGCGCCGCTATCATGTACCTGAATATCCTGGCCAACGTGGACGATACGGAACTGGTCACCAAAGGCATCGACCAGGTGGTGGACGTTGTCACCGGGTTTAACAATACCTGGGTGAACAACTATATCATCAACCTGCTTGCGCCGATGGCGGAGAAAAAACACAGCAAAGCCGCCACAGCTGATGCCGCGCTGAAAGCGGAACTGACGAAGCAAGCGGAGTATGCTCAACAGGCAGCCGCGAAGATCAAAGCAAGTTCCAGCGAAGAATAA
- a CDS encoding tetratricopeptide repeat protein, with protein MNTRKSLFVAMLCVANGAMAQSVEDGLKDLYYGKFQTAKQNLEKAITAKPTDDRAYYYLGIAELGLENKDGAAAAFTKGLAAVPNSPLLTAGMGRIDLLNGKPAEAKQKFDAATTASEGRDGDVARAIADANSEIQGGDRGYALTTMETLLNNEGRKRKQQYTATAADFIELGDAYRFLGGENGGKAVTAYERALELDPNNAEAVMKQGLVNYNARLLQQAVTDWTKATNMDPNYAPAYFELYQFYITPKKNQLSWENAATYLQKYIDAIGDGGDKIENAYNLAAIAFYQKRYDEAVQKGKSALSMLNADQKGRFIRLIGDAYLQKGDSLNAQKVMEDYIKVAGDDKLVANDFKLLSAIYGKLTPSDSATEAQYDSLAGIYLERYADLDTAKDHETYRGIAEAFKEMRNYSKTAKWYGKTLELEENPRAIEDHFFKGVYEYYAAEYSKADSTWAAFSAKYPEQANGYYWRGMSNFAMDQQAKEGKAKEPFEKYLTMIKPEDEAKSKRFLTNVYTYMMLYYYNLDDKTNMQPFMDKLTAIDPANETARQVKEYLESVEKAAASKTAKATQGAGK; from the coding sequence ATGAACACGAGGAAAAGTCTATTTGTAGCCATGCTCTGCGTAGCCAACGGAGCCATGGCGCAATCTGTGGAGGATGGTTTGAAAGATTTGTACTATGGCAAATTTCAAACCGCGAAGCAGAATCTTGAAAAAGCGATAACTGCCAAACCAACGGACGACCGCGCCTATTATTACCTGGGAATTGCTGAATTGGGACTGGAAAACAAAGACGGCGCTGCAGCTGCTTTTACCAAAGGACTTGCTGCTGTACCTAATTCTCCCCTGCTGACTGCCGGTATGGGACGTATTGATCTGCTGAATGGCAAACCTGCCGAAGCAAAACAGAAATTCGACGCTGCTACTACCGCTTCTGAAGGTCGTGATGGAGACGTTGCCCGCGCTATTGCTGATGCCAATTCTGAAATTCAGGGTGGAGACCGCGGATATGCGCTGACAACCATGGAAACGCTGCTGAATAATGAAGGCCGTAAAAGAAAACAGCAATATACTGCAACCGCAGCTGACTTTATCGAGTTGGGAGACGCCTATCGTTTCCTCGGTGGTGAGAACGGTGGTAAAGCTGTCACCGCATATGAAAGAGCATTGGAGCTGGACCCCAATAACGCCGAAGCTGTAATGAAACAAGGCCTGGTGAACTACAACGCCCGTCTGCTGCAGCAGGCTGTGACCGACTGGACGAAAGCCACCAATATGGATCCGAATTATGCGCCGGCTTATTTTGAATTGTACCAGTTCTACATTACGCCTAAAAAGAATCAACTATCCTGGGAAAATGCCGCAACATATCTGCAAAAATATATCGACGCGATTGGAGATGGCGGGGATAAGATAGAAAATGCCTATAACCTGGCTGCTATTGCCTTCTATCAAAAACGGTATGATGAAGCCGTTCAAAAGGGGAAAAGTGCGCTGTCTATGCTCAACGCGGATCAAAAGGGTAGATTTATACGGTTGATCGGAGATGCTTATTTGCAAAAAGGAGATTCGCTGAACGCTCAGAAAGTGATGGAAGACTACATTAAAGTCGCAGGCGATGACAAGCTTGTGGCAAACGACTTCAAACTTTTGAGTGCCATTTATGGTAAATTGACACCCTCTGATTCAGCTACAGAAGCTCAGTATGATTCCTTAGCTGGTATTTATCTGGAAAGATATGCAGACCTTGATACCGCAAAAGATCATGAAACGTACAGAGGCATTGCAGAGGCATTCAAGGAAATGCGCAATTATTCAAAAACTGCCAAATGGTATGGTAAAACACTGGAATTAGAGGAAAATCCGCGTGCTATTGAGGACCACTTCTTCAAAGGGGTATATGAGTATTATGCAGCTGAATACAGCAAGGCGGATTCCACCTGGGCTGCTTTCAGCGCAAAGTACCCTGAGCAGGCAAACGGTTACTACTGGAGAGGAATGTCCAACTTCGCGATGGACCAGCAGGCTAAGGAAGGCAAAGCCAAAGAACCGTTCGAGAAATACCTCACGATGATCAAACCTGAAGATGAGGCAAAAAGCAAAAGGTTCCTGACCAATGTTTACACTTACATGATGCTGTATTATTACAATCTGGACGACAAGACCAATATGCAGCCGTTCATGGACAAGCTGACAGCGATCGACCCGGCGAATGAAACCGCCCGTCAGGTAAAGGAATATCTTGAATCCGTAGAAAAAGCCGCGGCCAGCAAAACTGCCAAGGCTACGCAGGGCGCCGGTAAATAA
- a CDS encoding DUF4476 domain-containing protein — MYRSKLKLLYLFCCLLVAGGLSAQDQAHFVYIQHEQQQPFYVKLNGKVVSSSSRGYVILSKLPQGKVPVTVGFLKNGMPEQEYTLRITGQRDYGYLLKNTGDKEFALYDLQTFATLNAAGGGAGVEAPQEEVVVTRLSDDTASEETKAMMDNVQADVQAALTRASGDTAPPPSGKKSSFAEALDKVVKDDRPDDMPLEFAQPKAAEPVPVVPAGGELTETVAVEQPAKKRNRRKERKERETLTEAEQALLSSVLEDEKQAAAAEALKEAPKEVALTDQEEAEPTPVKQKKVKKKKDQPEPEFIDFGEGGTAPAAAAKPPVMEEAVAVVDAAPEISAKEARDARRQKRKEEREAAERAAFVKDSIANSEYGVIPEAPEKKRVEMVNSDCPRVLETDAFRKLLRTMNSRKTDEDMVDAFRKGTRSVCVSTEQIRALAQLIATEENRYQLLDAAYPRTYDSQHFSSLVDLLKDGYYQRRFKAMITK; from the coding sequence ATGTATCGATCCAAATTAAAGCTGTTATATCTTTTCTGTTGCCTTTTGGTGGCCGGTGGCCTGTCTGCGCAGGACCAGGCGCATTTCGTGTATATCCAGCATGAGCAGCAGCAGCCGTTTTACGTGAAGCTGAACGGGAAGGTGGTCAGTTCCTCCTCCAGGGGGTATGTGATCCTGTCAAAGCTGCCCCAGGGGAAAGTGCCGGTGACCGTCGGTTTTCTGAAGAACGGGATGCCGGAGCAGGAATATACTCTTCGTATTACCGGGCAGCGGGATTATGGTTATCTGCTCAAGAACACCGGGGATAAAGAATTTGCATTATATGATCTGCAGACCTTTGCGACACTGAATGCTGCCGGTGGCGGTGCAGGTGTGGAAGCGCCGCAGGAAGAGGTAGTGGTGACGAGGTTGTCTGATGATACGGCCAGTGAGGAAACAAAAGCGATGATGGACAATGTGCAGGCAGATGTTCAGGCAGCATTGACAAGGGCTTCCGGTGATACCGCTCCTCCTCCATCCGGAAAGAAGAGCAGTTTTGCCGAAGCGCTGGATAAAGTGGTGAAAGACGACCGGCCGGATGATATGCCGCTGGAATTCGCGCAGCCTAAAGCCGCTGAACCGGTTCCGGTTGTACCAGCAGGAGGTGAGCTGACGGAAACGGTTGCCGTGGAACAACCTGCGAAAAAGCGGAACAGGCGTAAGGAGCGGAAGGAAAGGGAAACCCTGACCGAAGCGGAGCAGGCGCTGCTGAGCAGTGTGCTGGAGGATGAAAAGCAGGCAGCGGCAGCGGAAGCATTGAAAGAAGCCCCCAAAGAGGTAGCGCTGACAGATCAGGAAGAAGCGGAGCCAACGCCCGTAAAGCAAAAGAAAGTAAAGAAGAAAAAGGATCAGCCGGAGCCGGAATTCATCGATTTCGGGGAAGGCGGAACGGCGCCCGCTGCGGCGGCAAAGCCGCCGGTAATGGAAGAAGCCGTTGCTGTTGTTGACGCAGCGCCGGAGATCAGTGCGAAAGAAGCCCGCGACGCCAGGCGTCAGAAACGGAAAGAAGAACGGGAAGCCGCGGAACGGGCCGCATTCGTGAAGGACAGTATTGCCAATTCCGAATATGGCGTGATACCGGAAGCCCCGGAGAAGAAGCGTGTGGAAATGGTCAATTCCGATTGCCCGCGAGTATTGGAAACAGATGCTTTCCGCAAACTGCTCCGTACGATGAACAGCCGGAAAACGGATGAAGATATGGTGGACGCTTTCCGGAAAGGGACGCGTTCCGTATGTGTGAGCACGGAGCAGATCCGGGCGCTGGCGCAGTTGATCGCAACCGAGGAGAATCGTTATCAGTTGCTGGACGCAGCGTATCCGCGGACGTATGATTCGCAGCATTTCTCTTCGCTGGTAGACCTGTTGAAGGACGGATATTATCAGCGGCGGTTTAAGGCCATGATCACTAAATAG
- the truA gene encoding tRNA pseudouridine(38-40) synthase TruA, whose translation MARYFIEVAYMGGRYSGFQVQENAVTVQSEIDRAAGLLMRGKVVTTGSSRTDAGVHARQNFLHFDTDQELHPQFVYKMNAILPHDIVVKGVYPVDESVHSRFSAIGRAYEYTLYTSKDPFLTDRGYFYPYRMDMAQLQAAAEIIREYVDFSTFSKRNTQVKTFNCRITASFWTEYDNRIVYSVSANRFLRGMVRGLVGTMLRVGRGRLTLEEFREVIGSRDCTRADFAVPPQGLCLMSVLYPEGLF comes from the coding sequence ATGGCCAGGTATTTTATTGAAGTAGCATATATGGGCGGGCGTTACAGCGGTTTCCAGGTGCAGGAGAACGCGGTGACCGTACAGTCGGAGATCGACCGTGCGGCCGGGTTGCTGATGCGCGGGAAGGTGGTGACCACCGGCTCCAGTCGTACGGATGCGGGTGTGCATGCCAGGCAGAATTTCCTGCATTTCGATACGGACCAGGAGCTTCATCCGCAGTTCGTGTACAAGATGAATGCGATCCTGCCGCATGATATTGTGGTGAAAGGCGTGTACCCGGTGGATGAATCGGTGCACAGCCGTTTTTCCGCTATCGGACGGGCGTATGAATACACGTTATATACCAGTAAAGATCCTTTTCTGACAGACAGGGGGTATTTCTATCCTTACCGGATGGATATGGCGCAGTTGCAGGCCGCGGCGGAGATCATCCGGGAGTATGTTGATTTCAGTACATTCTCCAAGCGCAATACTCAGGTGAAGACGTTTAACTGCAGGATCACCGCATCGTTCTGGACGGAATATGATAACCGTATAGTCTATAGCGTTAGTGCCAACCGTTTTTTGCGCGGGATGGTAAGAGGGTTGGTAGGCACGATGCTGCGCGTGGGACGGGGAAGGCTGACGCTGGAGGAGTTCAGGGAAGTGATCGGGAGCAGGGATTGCACGCGGGCGGATTTTGCAGTGCCGCCGCAGGGATTGTGCCTGATGAGCGTGTTGTACCCTGAAGGATTGTTTTGA
- a CDS encoding acetyl-CoA carboxylase biotin carboxyl carrier protein subunit, translating to MMIKAIVNGAQPFEITSPADGISCNGRKTEWSAEALPSGGYSILMDGKSYVAEVVRTDRDTKTVTLQLGQRLFEVKLEEPMDRLLAAMGISEASSRKLNDIKAPMPGMVLKVLVSPGQAISKGDPVLILEAMKMENVFKAPSDAVVKEVKVTERKAVEKGEVLIVLE from the coding sequence ATGATGATCAAAGCAATAGTGAACGGCGCCCAGCCGTTCGAAATAACCAGCCCGGCGGACGGGATATCCTGTAACGGCAGGAAAACGGAATGGAGTGCTGAAGCCCTGCCATCAGGCGGTTACAGCATTCTGATGGACGGGAAAAGTTACGTGGCCGAGGTCGTGAGAACGGACCGGGACACGAAAACGGTCACGCTTCAGCTGGGGCAGCGCCTTTTTGAGGTGAAGCTGGAAGAGCCGATGGACCGTCTGCTGGCGGCAATGGGTATTTCAGAAGCCTCATCCCGCAAGCTGAACGATATCAAAGCGCCGATGCCCGGCATGGTGCTGAAAGTGCTGGTTTCACCCGGACAGGCCATCAGCAAGGGAGATCCGGTGCTGATCCTGGAAGCCATGAAGATGGAGAATGTATTCAAAGCCCCCTCCGATGCGGTAGTGAAAGAAGTGAAGGTCACCGAACGGAAAGCAGTGGAGAAAGGGGAAGTATTAATTGTGCTGGAATAA